In Ailuropoda melanoleuca isolate Jingjing chromosome 7, ASM200744v2, whole genome shotgun sequence, one genomic interval encodes:
- the LOC117802929 gene encoding translation initiation factor IF-2-like, with protein sequence MGRQTGSRSLLSRAEEEAGAETVRGAPGEQAVGRERRQSAELLVLGTAAPAAVAAAAGTPFGLRAACAGRRRASYGAGRAWGTRAVGRERRQSSELLVLGTAAPRLSRRRRGPPSASGPPAQGGVGLAVGPRAPGSRVADCGQGAPRAGLAGRDPEGKVPAAGDSRTGRPCPGARTETSETHRGRTPAGPHPLPRPGLGRRASPGAPASPAGRWSTTGGRPWAALPNLRTGRVTSRRYTRARGVGTWGPRGWRGGGRSGRRGGRSARGWSLGCTPRGSGGLGRGGALLSSSNGRGLNLAFGVRWGAAPLQEPGTVAEGPLAPPVACWCRCEQRE encoded by the exons ATGGGGCGACAGACTGGCAGCCG ATCCCTCCTCTCCCGGGCAGAGGAGGAGGCGGGGGCTGAGACGGTGCGGGGCGCGCCTGGGGAACAGGCGGTCGGCCGCGAGCGCCGGCAGAGCGCAGAGCTGCTCGTACTTGGGACCGCGGCGCCCGCGGCTGTCGCGGCGGCGGCGGGGACCCCCTTCGGCCTCCGGGCCGCCTGCGCAGGGAGGCGTCGGGCCAGCT ACGGTGCGGGGCGCGCCTGGGGAACGCGGGCGGTCGGCCGCGAGCGCCGGCAGAGCTCAGAGCTGCTCGTACTTGGGACCGCGGCGCCGCGGCTGTCGCGGCGGCGGCGGGGACCCCCTTCGGCCTCCGGGCCGCCTGCGCAGGGAGGCGTTGGGCTAGCTGTTGGCCCGCGAGCGCCAGGATCGAGGGTCGCTGACTGTGGCCAGGGCGCCCCCAGGGCCGGCCTCGCTGGTCGGGATCCGGAGGGGAAGGTCCCAGCGGCTGGGGACTCCCGGACAGGACGCCCTTGCCCCGGGGCCCGGACCGAGACCTCGGAGACCCACAGGGGACGCACTCCGGCCggcccccatcccctgccccgcCCGGGTCTCGGG CGGCGCGCCTCGCCGGGCGCCCCCGCCAGTCCTGCCGGAAGATGGTCAACGACCGGTGGAAGACCATGGGCGGCGCTTCCCAACTTGAGGACCGGCCGCGTGACAAGCCGCAGGTACACGCGGGCCCGGGGCGTGGGGACCTGGGGCCCGCGCGGTTGGCGAGGTGGTGGCCGCTCCGGCCGGCGGGGTGGGCGCTCAGCGCGAGGCTGGAGTTTGGGGTGCACTCCGCGAGGCTCGGGAGGCCTGGGGCGAGGCGGcgccctcctctcctcctccaacGGAAGAGGCTTGAACTTGGCGTTCGGGGTGCGATGGGGGGCAGCACCCCTGCAGGAGCCGGGCACTGTGGCAGAGGGCCCCCTTGCGCCTCCAGTAGCCTGCTGGTGCCGGTGTGAGCAGAGGGAGTAG